In the Arthrobacter sp. CDRTa11 genome, CCGGCCCATCGACGGCGACTACCGGATCACCGCTGCGGAGCCCGGCAAGCACATGGGCTTCCAGGTGGTGGCCGGACCCGCCCGGCCCGCCGGGGAGTACCACCTCAGCCCGGTGCCCGGCGGGACAAATGTCGGGTTCACCCTGGACTTCCAGCCGAAAGGTCCCATGCGGCTCCTGGCGCCGCTGATCCAGCGCACCATGGAGAAGGAAGTGGCGCAGCTGGCCAGCCTCAAGGCAGTTCTGGAAGCGCGGTAGCGGTCATGAGAGCAAGACCGAACCGTTGCTGCTTGAGCATACCGAAGCCCTCCCCTGACCGCGCTCTGGGGAGTAGATTGTCCCCGGGCTCACTGCCGCGCGGCATAACCAGACTTCGGAACCAGTCAAATGGGGGACAACCATGACAATCTCCAGTGCATTTGAAGAAATTCCCGACGAAGCAGCGCGCACGTACTTGCAGCGCTATTACGGGCTCGGCGAGTGGGAAGGTAAGGAGTTCACAGGCGCCCACTTCGATACATTTGGCATCAACGAGCCCAACGCTTTGACCGCGGACGATCTGATAGCTGTAGCCTGCTTGTCCAAACACGTACCGGCACGGGCCGCGTTAGGGCTGCTTGGTGATTACTCCAGCAAGATCACAACTCTTCTCGGATACATTCCGCCTGACCTGTCCATTGAAGACATCCCCTTCGACGAACACGACCGATACTTTGGCGATGAAACGCCGCCGCTGCGTCTTTGGCGGCTCCTTCGAAGGCATGAGAGCACTCGCTGGGGCATTGGAGCCACGACGGCAAGCAAGCTCATGGCCCGCAAGCGTCCCGGGTTGATCCCCATTTACGATTCTGTTGTTGCCGGGCTTACAGGTTTCAACAATTCGGACGGGACCTGGCGGGCATGGCACCACGCATTTGCCACAGACGGTGACCTTGTCAGACGGCTGGAGACCTTGCGCTCGACAACCGGGCTGCACGGCCTCTCACTCCTTCGGATTCTCGACGTGGTGCTCTGGATGCATGGGAGTCAAGGATCGGTCGGTCCGGAGAGCGTCGATGAGCCGGATGAAGGCTGACGGTGAGCCGGGCTCGGTGCAGCGCCTCCATCATGGGTTGGCTGCTTGCCTGACCTGCCGCTCCCCGGCTACCCGGCGGAGCGGCGGTTGCGGGCCTGCTTCACCAGCCGGATAAAGCCGAAGACGAAGACGGCCTCGATCAGCACCATCAGTCCCAGCAGCAGCCACTGGCCCTGGCTGATGAAGACCACCGCTCCAGTGAGGACCAGGGCGGTTCCGAGGACCAGAGCATAGACGGCGAACCCCAAGGCCACTCTTGCGCTGCGCACACCGGTGCGGAAGCCGAAGCCCAGCGGCTCTCCGCCGGGGTGTCCACCGATAAGGTCCGGCGGGGCAGGCCGCAGCCTGTGGAACTCATCCCAAGGGTCCCAGTCCTGATCGTGATAGGCCATGCCTTCATTATCCCGCCGATCCTGTGGGCACTCGCTATGTGGGAGGAAAGGCTTTGTCACCGACGCTTAAATCAGGCGTGCAAACGATCTTTATATATCGCTTTTCCCTTATACGACCATTTGCGACGGGCTCCGATCAAGATCGGCTCAGGACTTACTCAAAGTTGTCCCAGGATCGCCGAAGTTTCGGTGGGGCGGGCTTTCTGAGAAATAGGCTCGGCGTCGGCGCATTTGTCGAATGAAGAAGGTCCGGCTAATTGCCGGGGCTTTATCAATGGGGGAAAGAATTGTCGAACTATGAGAGTCTTCTGGGGCCGGCACAATCTGCTCCGGGGCCAGGGCCAGGGCCGGGACCCAAACCACCTAACAAGCCACGCGCTTCCACTTTCTTGTCGGAGGCATGACGGCTCTCTTTATGATCCTTGGGGCCTTCACGGGCGGTCTTGGAGGTGCGCTGGTCTTCCTGGCCATCTCGGCCGCCCTGACCGGGCTCTATGTCCTTGCCACCGGACGCCGTTCCTGGGCATGGCTGCCGGCCAAGCGGAAGGCTGGAGCCATCGCCCTGGCTGTGTCCTGTGCACTCTTTATTGCCGGCGGAGTCTCGCTGCCGCGCACACCCGCGGGAGACCTGTCGGCCGCCGCCGCTGAAAGCAACTCCTCGGCAGCCGGAGCGAAAGCGAGCGCAAGTGTCAAAGCGCCGCCGCCGCCGTCGTCCGCTCCAACTGCGCAGGCAAGCGGCGCGCCGCTTGATCCCGAGAATCCTTACCTGGTCGCACAGGGCGTCAGCATTGCGGCTCCCAAGACTCAGCCCGCCTTCGCGACGAAGGCGATCGACCTGCTGGCCACCCTTCCCATCAAGGGCCGGGCACCCAAGACGGGCTATGACCGTGCTCTCTTCGGGCAGGCCTGGGCAGACGTCGACCGCAACGGCTGCGACACCCGGAACGACACCCTCAAGCGCGACCTGACAGCCATCACCTACACCAACAGCGTTCCGTGCAAGGTGCAGTCAGGGATGCTGGCGGACCCCTACACGGGTACCGCCATCAGTTTCCTGCGCGGGACTGCCACCAGCAGCGCCGTCCAGATTGACCATGTGGTTGCCCTCAGCGACGCCTGGCAGAAGGGCGCGCAGCAGTTGACGACAGAACAGCGTACGGCGTTTGCCAACGATCCGCTGAACCTCCAGGCGACGGATGGCCCAACCAACATGAAAAAGGGCGACGGCGACGCCGCCACCTGGATGCCGCCCAACAAGGGCTTCCGCTGTGAGTACGTCGCCCGCCAGATTTCCGTGAAGGCCACGTACAGCCTGTGGGTCACCCAGGCGGAACACGACGCGATGGCCAGGATCCTGGCCGACTGTTCAGGCCAGCTCGCCCCAACAAACGAACAGGCCCCGGCCGCGGCACCGGCTCCAACCCCCGCACCTCAGCCGGCCCCCGTGGTGGCGGCTCCCGTTGCTCCGGCACCGGTTGTTCCTGCACCTGCACTTGCACCTGCCCCTGCGGCGCCGGCTGCTGTCTACTACGCCAACTGCACGGCAGCCAAGGCTGCCGGGGCCGCGCCGATCTATGCCGGGCAAGCCGGCTACCGGCCCGCGCTTGACCGCGATTCCGACGGCGTGGCCTGCGAGAGCTAGCCAAACCTCATCACTCCAAGTTCAAATTCCTAGGGGGAAAAATGAAAAAGACACTGACTTTAGTTGTGCTGACCGGCCTCATGCTGACAGGCTGCGGTGGCAAGCAGACGGCGGCACCGCCGTCAGAAACTGCAACCGCTGTTTCCGTGGCTGTAGATGCTGTCACGGTTCCACATGTGACGGGCCTGGCGCTGGATAAGGCCACGGATCAACTGGAAGATCTTGGGTTCAAGGTCGAGGCTGTGGACGCCGTCGCCGGCAAGTCGATCATTGTGGAGAAGAACTGGCAGGTGACCTCCCAAGACCCCACAGGAAGTACCCAAGCGGCAAAGGGTTCCACGGTCCACCTCGGCGTCAAACACCTTGATGAGATAGCAGCTGAAAAGGCAGCCGCTGAAAAGGCGGCCGCCGAAGTAGCTGCGGCTGAGAAGGCCGCTGCGGACAAGGCAGCAGCTGATCTGGCTGCCACGCAGCTGGCAGCCGAACAGGCCGCGGCCCAGAAGGCTGCTGCCGATCAGGCGGCGGCCCAGCAGGCTGCAGCACAGCAGGCTGCCAAACAAGCACCTGCACCCGCTCCGGCTCCCGTTGCTCCGGCTCCCGCCGCCGCATACTACGGCAGCTGTGCTGACGCCAAGGCCGCCGGTGCGGCGCCGCTCTTTGCCGGGCAGGCCGGCTACCGGCCAGCCCTGGACCGGGATAAAGACGGCGTTGCCTGTGAAAGTTAGCCGCCACCTTACCTAGAGGTTGAAGTGCTGCGGAAACCTTCTCTGTGGAAGGTTTTCGTGGCACTTCTGCTGCTTAACGCCCCTCTGACGCCAGCGCAACGCCACCATCGCCGGGGAACCGGGCTGCCTATCCCCGAGAGTAACCGAGGTAGCGCGGAACCTTTTGCGCGTAATCAACGTAGGACTGCCCGAAGAGCTCGGCCAGCGTGGCCTCTTCATCGAGGATGTAGGGATGTTCCACCAGCAATTCGGCCGGCAGCGTCACGAGGACCCAGGATGAACCGGCCATGGTCCCCGCGCCCAGTTGGATGAGCCACCAGCCCACGTACATCGGATGGCGGCTGATCGCGTAAGGGCCGCTGGTGACCAGTTCCTCCGGTTCCTCCAGCGCGAAAGTGCCGGCGGACCGGCGTCGGCGTTCAGTTAGGGCCCAAAGATTCAGGCCGACGCCGGCAAGCACCAGTCCGGCCCCCGCCGTCCGGTGGAGGAAACAGGGGCCGGGAAGCGGCAGTGGGCGAAGCCGGTGAAGGAGGAGATCCAAGGCGATCGCGGCCACGGTGGGCGCCGGCAGCGGAATGTTTTCGTAGGCTTCCTTTAGGCGCGTGGTCAGGGAGCCTGCGGAGCGGCCCGTCACGGCGCGTCCGATGGCCTGGGTAATCCAGCGAGCGAGCGGAAGAACGTGGTGGCATCCTCGGCGACCTGCTCCGGGCACTCCCAGAGGACCAAATGCGCCACATCCGGATACGTTTTCACCGACGAGCCCGCGATCCGCGCGGCCAATTTGTCCTGGTCGCCAGGTGGGAGAAGGTTGTCCTCGCCGCCCCACAGAATCAGCGTGGGTGCCGTGATGGTTCCCGCTTCCGTGGGCGGCACGGCGGCGGCGAGGCCGTCCAAAACCGCCTTCCACACGTGGGCAGGCATCCTTACTCCGTCCCGCACGCGGTCCTCAAGAAACCACTGCGGAACGTCGTGCAGCAGGCGAAACCAGGAGAGGGAATCCCTGACCCACGCCTCGTCGATGGGGTCCGTCAGCGCGTCCACTTCGTCAGCGAAAGGGGCCCGTCCGTGGAGGCTCATTGGAGTGCCCACCAGCACCAGCGCCGCAACCTTTTCAGGATGGACGACGGCGAGTTGCTGGGCCACGTATCCACCGCTGGAGGAGCCGACGACGGACGCCCGGGTCACGTCGAGCGCGTCCAGGATCGCGGCGGCGTCGTCGGCCTGTTCGGCCAAAGAGTAGCCGTCCCTCGGTTTGTCCGCTTCGCCTTGGCCGCGGAGGTCGGGGGCGTAAACCCGGAAACCCGTTAGCAGGGGGATCAGCCGGTCAAAGGTCCGCCGGGATTCGCCCCATGGATGCAGCAGCAGAACCGGGGGAGCGTCTGCCTCGCCGTGAACGAGGCATGGCACGGTGATGCCTGTGCGGAGCCGGAGGTCCCGGACTTCGGGTTCCATAGCTTCAGGGTACGCGGTGCTGAATTAGCTGTCGCCTGGGCTCAGGGCAGCGAGGGGCAGGCCCGGATCCAGCCTTTGGTGGTCATCCTTCTGAAGCCGAGCGGACAACGCACCATTCGTTGCCCTCTGGATCCTGGAGCACCTGGAAGGTGCCGACGGAATCTTTGTGGATCGTGCCGATCCTGACAGCTCCGAGGGCTTCAGCCGCTGCGGCCGCAGCCGGCACATCGTCCACGTACACGTCGATATGGAGGCGGTTCTTCCCCTGCTTGTCTTCGGGGACTCGCTGGAAGGCCAGTCGCGTCCATCCCGGGGGATCGATAAAGGACCAGGCATCGCTCCGGTGCACAGGCTCGCCGCCGAGCACCAAGGACCAGAACTCGGCCAGCCCGGCGGGGTTGTGGCAATCCACTACGACTTCATCAACTCGTCCGATCACTGTTCGACAGTACTTGCTGCACGACGGAGTTCACCACCTGCACGATGTCGAAAGCCAGCGCACAACGAAGGACTAGACAGCCACGGCCCGAGCAGGATCCACTGGCCCTGACCGGTGAGGAGAACCGCTCAGGACTCATGATCAGTTAGGTCTCGGCCGTGAGAGTATCCGGCTGCCTGGCCTGCGGGGTGATCAGCTGCGCCACGAGGGTCGCCGCAAGCCATTCTTGGTAGCGGTCGGCTGACCAGCCGCGTTCCTCGACGAGTTCCCGGTAAATTTCCTCATTCGAGAAGCACCACAGGAGGTCGCTTGCGGTCGCTTCGTCGATGTTGGCCGCGAGATCGGCACGCAGGCTGTGGATAAAGTCCGCAAGTGTCCGCGCCCTGTTGTCCAGCACTTTGCGGTAGGCGGCGGCAACTTTCGGATCTGACGCTGCGGCCTGGCGGTGTATGGAGATGACGTCGTAGCTCGTCTCCATCTGCTGGCGCACCAGTTGCGCCCACAGGCCCAGGCGGCGGGAGGCATCCGGCTCGGCCGCGGCTTGGGCCATCAGTTCAGGAATTTTCGAGTCCCGCAGCATTGTGTGCCGCATGCCTTCGAGCAGGGCACGCTTATTTCCAAACGCAGCGTAGATCGTCTGGGTGGCTACGCCAGCCTCTGAAGCAATGGCGTCGATGGTGGTGGCTGCCCATCCCTTCGCCGCCATCAGCGACCGGGCGGCGGCAATAATGCGGTCCTTGGTTTCCTGGGCCTGGCGCTGCCGGTGGGTTGGTCGGGGGGAAGGCATGAAGTCAGTATAGCCATAACCCATTGAGTGGAGTATAACTTCATTCATTAGAGCATCACTATAACGAGGAGTGGGCCATGTCGACCTTACCGGAACACCGTTTACTGGACGGCACCGCGCGCCGCCTTACCGGCTGGTGCGGCATCGGGATGGTTGGGGCCATCCTGGTGAATGGCCCACTCTCGGTGGCTCTGCAGAGAATGCCGAGTTACTGGGAGGCGGGAGCGGGCGGGAAGCTTGCTACCTACCTGGAGGACGGCACGAACGTCGATCAGATGCTGGTCTTCTTCGCCCTTTCGAACCTCATCTTTGTATTTGGAATCGGGTTCTTCGCAGGGCTACGCCGCGTCAGTGACCAATCAAACGTTTCGGATTGGGTGAGCGGGGTGGTGTCCGTTGGCTCAGCAGTTTTTCTCGCCGCCGGGCTGGTGTCGGAGACACTATCGACCGGAATAGCCGTAGTTCTGCGTTCAACTCCCGACTACAACCTCGACGCTAATTCTGCTCTTCTGATGCAGGGCCTATGGTCTACCGTGATCGCTCAAGGGCAAGTGGCTTTGGGCATCGTCATCGTCGCTGTC is a window encoding:
- a CDS encoding GmrSD restriction endonuclease domain-containing protein is translated as MTALFMILGAFTGGLGGALVFLAISAALTGLYVLATGRRSWAWLPAKRKAGAIALAVSCALFIAGGVSLPRTPAGDLSAAAAESNSSAAGAKASASVKAPPPPSSAPTAQASGAPLDPENPYLVAQGVSIAAPKTQPAFATKAIDLLATLPIKGRAPKTGYDRALFGQAWADVDRNGCDTRNDTLKRDLTAITYTNSVPCKVQSGMLADPYTGTAISFLRGTATSSAVQIDHVVALSDAWQKGAQQLTTEQRTAFANDPLNLQATDGPTNMKKGDGDAATWMPPNKGFRCEYVARQISVKATYSLWVTQAEHDAMARILADCSGQLAPTNEQAPAAAPAPTPAPQPAPVVAAPVAPAPVVPAPALAPAPAAPAAVYYANCTAAKAAGAAPIYAGQAGYRPALDRDSDGVACES
- a CDS encoding alpha/beta fold hydrolase — its product is MEPEVRDLRLRTGITVPCLVHGEADAPPVLLLHPWGESRRTFDRLIPLLTGFRVYAPDLRGQGEADKPRDGYSLAEQADDAAAILDALDVTRASVVGSSSGGYVAQQLAVVHPEKVAALVLVGTPMSLHGRAPFADEVDALTDPIDEAWVRDSLSWFRLLHDVPQWFLEDRVRDGVRMPAHVWKAVLDGLAAAVPPTEAGTITAPTLILWGGEDNLLPPGDQDKLAARIAGSSVKTYPDVAHLVLWECPEQVAEDATTFFRSLAGLPRPSDAP
- a CDS encoding TetR/AcrR family transcriptional regulator, which encodes MPSPRPTHRQRQAQETKDRIIAAARSLMAAKGWAATTIDAIASEAGVATQTIYAAFGNKRALLEGMRHTMLRDSKIPELMAQAAAEPDASRRLGLWAQLVRQQMETSYDVISIHRQAAASDPKVAAAYRKVLDNRARTLADFIHSLRADLAANIDEATASDLLWCFSNEEIYRELVEERGWSADRYQEWLAATLVAQLITPQARQPDTLTAET
- a CDS encoding DUF6308 family protein encodes the protein MTISSAFEEIPDEAARTYLQRYYGLGEWEGKEFTGAHFDTFGINEPNALTADDLIAVACLSKHVPARAALGLLGDYSSKITTLLGYIPPDLSIEDIPFDEHDRYFGDETPPLRLWRLLRRHESTRWGIGATTASKLMARKRPGLIPIYDSVVAGLTGFNNSDGTWRAWHHAFATDGDLVRRLETLRSTTGLHGLSLLRILDVVLWMHGSQGSVGPESVDEPDEG
- a CDS encoding VOC family protein, producing the protein MIGRVDEVVVDCHNPAGLAEFWSLVLGGEPVHRSDAWSFIDPPGWTRLAFQRVPEDKQGKNRLHIDVYVDDVPAAAAAAEALGAVRIGTIHKDSVGTFQVLQDPEGNEWCVVRSASEG
- a CDS encoding methyltransferase family protein; translation: MTGRSAGSLTTRLKEAYENIPLPAPTVAAIALDLLLHRLRPLPLPGPCFLHRTAGAGLVLAGVGLNLWALTERRRRSAGTFALEEPEELVTSGPYAISRHPMYVGWWLIQLGAGTMAGSSWVLVTLPAELLVEHPYILDEEATLAELFGQSYVDYAQKVPRYLGYSRG
- a CDS encoding excalibur calcium-binding domain-containing protein; this translates as MKKTLTLVVLTGLMLTGCGGKQTAAPPSETATAVSVAVDAVTVPHVTGLALDKATDQLEDLGFKVEAVDAVAGKSIIVEKNWQVTSQDPTGSTQAAKGSTVHLGVKHLDEIAAEKAAAEKAAAEVAAAEKAAADKAAADLAATQLAAEQAAAQKAAADQAAAQQAAAQQAAKQAPAPAPAPVAPAPAAAYYGSCADAKAAGAAPLFAGQAGYRPALDRDKDGVACES
- a CDS encoding SRPBCC family protein gives rise to the protein MAHAENQTTINRPPEDVYAFLADGLNNPAWRSGVQAISLKSGTAGAAGAVYRQTLAGPGGRPIDGDYRITAAEPGKHMGFQVVAGPARPAGEYHLSPVPGGTNVGFTLDFQPKGPMRLLAPLIQRTMEKEVAQLASLKAVLEAR